From a single Mycosarcoma maydis chromosome 2, whole genome shotgun sequence genomic region:
- a CDS encoding uncharacterized protein (related to pre-mRNA splicing factor) yields MARNQEKAQSMLYRFREAQATSLGVSTKPARRPRLASSVSSLKECERWRSDVIREISRKVSKIQDFGLNDYEVRDLNDEINKLLREKGHWENQIVALGGANYKRGVPSMLGDDKGVVGRGGYKYFGRAKDLPGVKELFTSQKADEAGRSEERYERFRNLPPSYYGDEDEDDGLLLEQERSAEEVEWNERFWNVVQGLKHDLQSRDDHDNMHLTDAEDDEHGGIQVPKIPRPSPRPLKQSVQAVQASLSAAYNQRFMEHAATPAESTSKRAPQDELQTPAKRHKNEQGHPIPPTHHADAEPSRTTLEPPSVADYSIFSPEDLQPPPIPDRAAIEKLILQAKKKQLRQEYIGA; encoded by the coding sequence ATGGCACGAAATCAAGAAAAAGCGCAGTCGATGCTCTACCGTTTccgagaagcgcaagcgacCTCGCTCGGAGTCTCGACCAAACCAGCCAGACGACCTCGGCTAGCATCGTCGGTCTCGTCCCTGAAAGAGTGCGAGCGATGGCGTTCAGATGTGATCCGCGAAATCTCACGCAAGGTCAGCAAGATCCAGGATTTCGGTCTGAACGACTACGAGGTCCGCGATCTCAATGACGAGATCAACAAATTGCTCAGGGAGAAGGGACATTGGGAAAATCAGATCGTCGCGCTGGGCGGCGCGAATTACAAGCGCGGAGTGCCAAGCATGCTAGGCGACGACAAGGGAGTGGTGGGACGTGGCGGATACAAGTACTTTGGAAGGGCCAAGGATTTGCCTGGTGTGAAGGAGCTGTTCACCTCGCAGAAAGCGGACGAGGCAGGTAGGAGCGAGGAGAGGTATGAGAGGTTTAGGAATCTGCCACCGTCGTACTACGGtgatgaggacgaagacgatggtttgctgctcgaacaAGAGCGGAGCGCAGAGGAGGTGGAGTGGAACGAGCGTTTTTGGAACGTGGTCCAGGGCCTGAAGCACGACCTTCAAAGTCGCGATGACCATGACAATATGCATCTAACCGATGCtgaggatgacgagcatgGTGGGATTCAAGTACCCAAGATCCCAAGACCGAGTCCCAGACCATTAAAGCAAAGCGTCCAGGCTGTCCAGGCATCTCTCTCGGCTGCATACAATCAGCGCTTCATGGAGCACGCAGCCACACCAGCCGAATCCACATCGAAACGCGCACCacaagacgagctgcaaacACCAGCTAAACGTCACAAGAACGAGCAAGGCCATCCAATTCCGCCAACGCATCACGCTGACGCCGAACCGTCTCGAACCACGCTCGAACCACCCAGCGTGGCTGACTACTCCATCTTCTCACCCGAGGACCTCCAACCTCCCCCGATACCCGACCGTGCCGCCATCGAAAAACTCATCTTGCAAGCAAAAAAGAAGCAGTTGAGACAAGAGTATATCGGCGCTTAA
- a CDS encoding 60S ribosomal protein eL18: MGIDIAKKHVKNGQRTAPKSQDPYLLLLVKLYRFLARRTDSRFNKAILRRLYMSKINQPPVSVSRVIYLTKSQGGVAASASETPKTVVVVGTITDDNRVLELPKLSVAALRFTNTARARIEAAGGECLTLDQLATRAPTGSNTVLIRGQKNAREAVKHFGFGPHKNKKPYIRSKGRKFEKARGRRASRGFKV, encoded by the exons ATG GGTATTGATATCGCTAAGAAGCACGTCAAGAACGGTCAGCGTACCGCTCCCAAGAGCCAGGACCCTTACCTCCTGCTCCTGGTCAAG CTCTACCGCTTCCTTGCTCGTCGCACGGACAGCCGATTCAACAAGGCCATCCTTCGCCGACTGTACATGTCCAAGATCAACCAGCCTCCCGTCTCGGTTTCGCGCGTCATCTACCTGACCAAGTCACAGGGTGGTGTGGCCGCTTCGGCCTCCGAGACCCCCAAGACGGTTGTCGTTGTTGGCACTATCACTGATGACAACCGAGTTTTGGAGCTTCCCAAGCTCTCGGTTGCCGCCTTGCGATTCACCAACACCGCGCGTGCCCgcatcgaggctgctggCGGTGAGTGCCTCACGCTGGACCAGCTCGCTACGCGCGCGCCCACCGGTAGCAACACGGTGCTCATCCGTGGCCAGAAGAACGCGCGCGAGGCCGTCAAGCACTTCGGCTTCGGCCCCcacaagaacaagaagccCTACATCCGCTCCAAGGGCCGCAAGTTCGAGAAGGCCCGTGGTCGTCGTGCTTCGCGTGGTTTCAAGGTGTAA